TTGAAGAAAATTATAGGATTAGGAGCTCCGAGTGCAATGCAAATGTTTTTTGAAGTTGCGATTTTCACAGCAGCGATCTGGTTAAGTGGTTTGTTAGGGAAAAATCCACAAGCGGCAAATCAAATTGCATTGAATTTATCATCAATGACATTTATGGTTGCCATGGGATTAAGTGTTGCAGCTATGGTTAGAGTAGGAAATCAGAAAGGATTAAAAAATTATATAGAGTTACGAAGAATTGCTTTTTCAATATTTTTATTGGGAGTCCTATTGGCAATCGGATTTGCAATTATCTTCTTTCTATTCCACAAAAGTTTACCAAACATTTATGTGGATTTAAACGATGCGAAGAACTATGCGGATAATATGGAAGTAATTAAGATAGCTTCTACATTATTAATTGCTGCAGCGTTTTTCCAAATAAGCGATAGTATTCAAGTAATGGTTCTAGGAGCTTTAAGAGGATTGCAAGATGTAGCTATTCCAACATTAATAACTTTTATAGCCTATTGGTTAATTGGTTTCCCGGTAAGTTATTTTCTAGGAAAGGAAGAAGCTTATGGAAGCTTTGGAATTTGGTTAGGCCTTTTAGCAGGTTTAACTTCTGCATCAATATTACTATTTTTGCGATTCAATTACTTAACACAAAAATTGATTAAAACAAAACATAATGAACTTACCTAAATTTTTATTAGCGGATAATAGTAATCACCCAGAAGATATTTTCGTATTACATACTGAATATCCTCGTTTTTTAATCAATTTGAAAGATGATGAAGTAGAATGGTTTGAGGATTTAGAAGGGGAGAATGAACAAGAACTTGCAAATGAATTGGAAAGTCTAATAGAACAAGCAGGAGAATTCTATGATTCTGAAATGGAAGGATTAGAATAAAATATAAAGGTTCGATTGTAGTTAATCGAACCTTTTTTTTGCAATTTAACGTCTTCCCCCAATGAAGTTAAATGCATATAATATGTTTATAGATTTTCCACAATATTGAAAGCTCTTCTTACAGCTCCTTCCATATATCCTCCAAACTCTTTTGATGTTTCACTTCCGGAAATAAGTAATTGTCCATTTAAAAATGATTTTTGATATATGCTATGTCCATTATGTTGATGTGGCATTATAAATTGATTATCAGGAAAAGTTGATAATTCTTCATTTCTCCAAACCTTTTCTTCATAAGAGATATGTTGAGTTGCTTCTTCACCAAAGAATTTTATCAACTGATCTATTACTTTTTGTTTTCTTTGTTCTAGGCTTAAAGGAGCTAGAGCTCCATTTAGGAATCCCATTAAAGCAAAACCATTATCCGAAGCATTGCTATGATCGTATAGTTCAGTAAAGGGACCAACATTACTAAACGCAACTCCAGAAAGACCATTTTTTCTCCAAAAAGGTGTGTCATAAACAACAGAAAACTTAATCGAATCTCTCATCCAAGTATGCGTTTTATTGGCAATTTGAATTACATCACTAGGTAATTCAGGAGAGAATTGAATAGAATTCACCAATAATTTTGGAGGCAAGGTTGAAATTACGGTATCGCAGTAATAAGTTGAATTTGTTGTTTTAACTAGAATTTTATCACCTGAGCTATTAATGTCTGAGACCTTCTCATTTAAAAGAATGCATCTTTGTAATTCATTCGAAAGTTTATCGAGTAGAGCAGAAGTACCTCCATC
This genomic window from Tenacibaculum sp. 190524A05c contains:
- a CDS encoding flavin monoamine oxidase family protein, translating into MKKEILIIGGGLSGLVTGYLLKKKGNYSIKILEANSRLGGRIYTKKIGSAPIELGATWLWKYNTFLLNLCKELNANLFEQQMEGDALFEAMSANPPQRFKLPPNQEISYRIDGGTSALLDKLSNELQRCILLNEKVSDINSSGDKILVKTTNSTYYCDTVISTLPPKLLVNSIQFSPELPSDVIQIANKTHTWMRDSIKFSVVYDTPFWRKNGLSGVAFSNVGPFTELYDHSNASDNGFALMGFLNGALAPLSLEQRKQKVIDQLIKFFGEEATQHISYEEKVWRNEELSTFPDNQFIMPHQHNGHSIYQKSFLNGQLLISGSETSKEFGGYMEGAVRRAFNIVENL